AGGTTGTGAAAACGTAGTCGGGGTGGTCAGCGACCAACTTGGCCATCGCCGCTTGCACCCACTGGTGACACTGCGGATAGGGAGCGTTATTGCCCATGATCAGCGGGACTTCCTCGGTGGACAACGGGCAACCCATTTTGAGGTACGTCACCACCTTGAAGTGGTGCATGCGACCCAGCAGATCCAGTGCGGTCAGCCAGTGTTCGGCGTGTGAACCCCCGGCCAGTGCGATGGTCCGGGGTGCGTCCACATCGCCGTAGGTGCAGTTGATGATCGCCGGGTTGACGAAGTCGCTGATGCAGCCGTCCTTGGTCGAGGTCGGCAGGTCGTGACGGACTTCCAGGACGGTTGGGCGCATCCGCAGCTTGGGCACCCGGACGTGGTCGATCAGGGCCCGCGCCCCGGGATAGTCGCGGGAGCTCAACCCGCTCAACTCTTTGCCGGCGGCGCGCTGGACGATGACGTGCTCACGCCACGTGAACGAGGTCGCGGTAAGAGCGACGCCAAGCAGTGCCACCACAGATCCCAGCACGATCGTTGGCCGACGCAGCCGCAGCCGCCAGGGAATCGGCGGGACCGCCGCCGGCGATCTCACGCCGGCGGGTGCCCGATAGCGTAATGGGTCTTCGACAAGCCGGGTGGTCAGGTATGCCAGCAACCCGGATACCAGCAGGACTGCCGCGCCTTCGACAAAGTTGGCGTGCCGGTGCCCGGTGTAGGAGAGCCAGAAGATGAGCAGCGGCCAATGCCACAGATACCAGGAATAGGCCATCGCGCCCAGCGCCACCAACGGAGCGGTGGCTAGCAGGCGATTGGGCAGTGGCAGCCGGTCGCGGGTACCGGGATGGCCCTGCCGGTTGGCTCCGGCAAGGATCATCAGCATCGTGGCTCCGACGGGTACCAGCGCCCACGGCCCTGGAAATTCCTTGACACCGTCGATCAGGGCGCCGCACGACAGTATCGCCGCCAGCGCGGCGGTGGCCACCGCGGTGCGCAGCCACATCGGCCAGCGCACATGGGGCACCACAGCGCCGACCAGTGCTCCCGCCAACAACTCCCAGGCCCGCGCGAAGGTGTTGTAGTAAGCGGTCGCCTGGTAGGCGTGATGCGCAACGATGGCATAGATGAATGAGGCCAACGTCAACGTGCTCAATAACACCACAAACATCGTCCGCAGGTACGGGGCCCGCGGGCCCCGAAACAGTCTGCGCAGCAAGTAGGCGCACCCGGCAACAAGCAGCAGGAAAGCGAGATAGAACTGACCCTGCACCGACATAGACCAGATGTGCTGCAAGGGGCTCACCGCTTCACCGGCTCGCAGATAGTTGGAGACCGTGCTAGCCAGCTCCCAATTCTGGTAATACCCCAAGCTGGCCAGGCTCTGGTTGGCAAACGCTTCCCACCGCGTCTGCGGTTGTATTGCGATGGTGAGCAGCGCGCAGCCGGCGAGGACCACAACCAGTGCCGGGAGCAGCCGGCGGATGAGTCGGATCACTTCGGCTATAGGCGAGAGTGACAGATCCGGGTTGAGGGCGGCGCGAAGTATTTTCCCGCCAAAGAAGAAGCCGGACAGCGCCAGGAACACGTCTACTCCGCCGGAAACCCGGCCGAACCAAACGTGGAACACTGCCACCAGGGCGATCGCGACACCGCGCAATCCGTCCAGGTCGTGCCGGTAAAAGCCGGTCGTACGGGTCCCCATGGTAACCGGGGGCAAGGCCGGCTCCGGGGTCAAGGCCGGTGGGCGAGGCGGCGACAGGGTCAACATGGTTGACAGTTAATTTACCCAAACCAGCCTCCTGCTTCGCGCGCTGAGCAGCGGGAAGCAGGAGGCGGGTTTGGGAGGCGAGAAAGCAAGCGGGACCGTTAGCGTGAGCGCGCGGTGCCGAAGGGAGGCGGCTGGACGGGCGCTTGCTGGACGGGCGCTTGCTGGACCGGCGCCTGTTGGACCGGCGCCTGTTGGACGGGCGCCTGTTGGACGGGCGCTTGCTGGACGGGCGCTTGCTGGACCGGCGCTGGCTGGACCGGCGCCTGTTGGACGGGCGTCGGCTGGGTCCCGAGAACCCGGACCAGGTAAGGCGTCATGCCGTTGGTGCGCACCGGCGAAACCTGGACGACGTCGCCCACCTCCAGCATCTGGCCCTTCCCGAGGTATAACGCGACGCTTTGCGTGCCTTCGGGGCCGTAGAAGATCAGGTCGCCCTTGCGCGCTTGCTGCGGCAGGACCTTTTGCCCAACCTTGTACATCTGGCCGGAAGAACGCGGCAGCTTTAGCCCGGCACCGGCATAGGCGTACTGGATCAAACCGGAGGCGTCGAACCCGACGGTGTTGATGCCGGTACCGGTGCCGCGCGTGGGGCCGCTGATGCCGCCGCCGGCCCAGGAGAACGGCACGCCGCGCTGCGACAGCCCGCGCGCGATCACGACGTCGGTGATCTGTTGATAATCCACCGGCCGCGTGGCCGGGTCTGCGGCCGCAAGACCGGGCGCGGCCACCATCGGGGCGAGCATCATTGCCAGACCGATCGCGAAGGAGCCGCTTTTCATGCTGCGTTTCATGGGGTTGTAACCTCCTTGGCACTCTCGGGTGGTGTGTGCCTCAGCACGTGACTTCACCGTCTGCCATTCCAGCCGGAAGTCACTTTATTCACACCAATCACTACAGACACTTTGACAACAGATGCCGGCCGCGTCCATAGCTGGCCAGATCCACCAGAAGTCTTTTTGCCGTAACGTGACCGGACGGTGACTGCCGCGCTCAATCTTTGATCGGCAGTTGTGATTTCAGTCACGCGCGATTAATGCCAATAGCGTTCGCTGAATCCCGCTATCGCGTAGCCCGCGATGGAGGTGACGGTGATGACGGCGATCGAGATGATCGGCCAGAAGGACATGTACCAGCCCTTCAACATGGAAACGAAGGGGCCGATGACGGCTGTGGCGATGGCCGCACCGATCCCTCCCCACATCACCGGGTAGATGTAATAGTTGACGCCGAACGGTACCAGCGGGCAAGCATCCGGCGGGCACACGTTGTCGGTGAAGGCGAAGAGCCGTGATGGCCAGCTAGTCATCGTGACCATGACCAGAAATACTGCCAATATCGCTACGGTACATACCACGTCCCAGGGCGCTATCCGCAGCGTGAGTACCCGTGGGGGTGTCCGCTCGTCGGGCTCGTCTAGAGCCGACCGGGATTCGGTGCCAGCATCGGGCTGAGTGTCTTCAGGCTGATTCGGCGGTGCCATGCATGCATGCTCCCCGATGGCAGAGGTTTTGGCGACCGTTACTGGGATGGGCCGTGGCGTGGCTGCATTACCCTCGATCTCCATGGCTGCGGCGACTGGCGGGTTGACGCCCGAGCAGATCATCGCGGTCGATGGCGCCCATCTGTGGCACCCTTACAGCTCCATCGGCAGGGAAGCCGTGTCGCCGGTGGTGGCCGTCGCCGCCCACGGAGCGTGGTTGACGCTGATTCGCGACGGCCAGCCGATCGAGGTGCTCGACGCGATGAGCTCCTGGTGGACCGCGATCCACGGGCACGGCCACCCCGCTCTGGACCAGGCGTTAACCACCCAGTTGCGGGTGATGAACCACGTCATGTTCGGGGGGCTGACTCACGAGCCGGCGGCCCGGCTGGCGAAGCTGCTGGTCGACATCACCCCGGCGGGTCTCGACACGGTGTTCTTCAGCGACTCCGGCTCGGTGTCGGTGGAAGTCGCGGCCAAGATGGCGCTGCAGTACTGGCGCGGCCGCGGCCTGCCCGGCAAGCGACGGCTCATGACCTGGCGCGGCGGCTATCACGGCGACACCTTCCTGGCTATGAGCATCTGCGACCCGCACGGCGGCATGCACTCGCTGTGGACCGACGTCCTGGCCGCCCAAGTGTTCGCGCCACAAGTGCCACGGGACTACGATCCCGCCTACAGCGCGGCGTTCGAGGCGCAGCTGGCGCAGCACGCCGGCGAGCTGGCCGCGGTGGTCGTGGAGCCGGTCGTGCAGGGTGCGGGCGGTATGCGTTTTCACGACCCGCGCTATCTGCACGACCTGCGGGACATCTGCCGCCGTTACGAGGTGCTGCTGATCTTCGATGAGATCGCCACCGGCTTCGGCCGCACCGGCGCGTTGTTCGCCGCCGACCACGCCGGGGTGAGCCCGGACATCATGTGTGTCGGCAAGGCGCTCACCGGCGGCTACCTCAGCTTGGCCGCCACCTTGTGCACCGCCGACGTCGCGCACACCATCAGCGCCGGTGCGGCCGGGGCGCTGATGCACGGCCCCACCTTCATGGCCAATCCGCTGGCCTGTGCGGTCTCGGTGGCCAGTGTGGAGCTGCTGCTCGGCCAGGACTGGCGCACGCGCATCACCGAACTGGCCGCCGGGCTGACCGCCGGCCTGGATACCGCCCGGGCGCTGCCCGCCGTCACCGATGTGCGGGTGTGCGGCGCGATCGGCGTCATCGAATGCGACCGACCGGTCGACCTGGCCGTCGCGACTCCCGCGGCGCTGGATCGAGGCGTGTGGCTGCGCCCGTTTCGCAACCTGGTCTACGCCATGCCGCCCTATATCTGCACACCGGCCGAGATCACGCAGATCACCTCGGCGATGGTCGAGGTCGCACGGCTCGTAGGCTCACTGCCATGAAAGCCGCCACGCAGGCACGGATCGACGATTCACCGTTGGCCTGGTTGGACGCGGTGCAGCGGCAGCGCCACGAGGCCGGACTGCGGCGCTGCCTGCGGCCGCGTCCCGCGGTCGCCACCGAGCTGGACTTGGCCTCCAACGACTATCTCGGTCTGTCCCGACATCCCGCCGTCATCGACGGCGGCGTCCAGGCGCTGCGGATCTGGGGCGCCGGCGCCACCGGGTCGCGCCTGGTTACCGGCGACACCAAGCTGCACCAGCAATTCGAGGCCGAGCTCGCCGAGTTCGTCGGCGCTGCCGCGGGATTGCTGTTCTCCTCTGGCTACACGGCCAACCTGGGCGCCGTGGTCGGCCTGTCCGGCCCGGGTTCCCTGCTGGTGTCCGACGCCCGTTCGCATGCGTCGTTGGTGGATGCCTGTCGGCTGTCGCGGGCGCGGGTTGTGGTGACGCCGCACCGCGACGTCGACGCCGTGGACGCCGCGCTGCGATCGCGCGACGAGCAGCGCGCCGTCGTCGTCACCGACTCGGTGTTCAGCGCCGACGGCTCGCTGGCGCCGGTTCGGGAGTTGCTTGAGGTCTGCCGGCGTCATGGTGCGCTGCTTCTGGTGGACGAGGCGCACGGCCTGGGTGTGCGTGGCGGCGGACGCGGGCTGCTCTACGAGTTAGGTCTAGCGGGTGCGCCCGACGTGGTGATGACCACCACGCTGTCCAAGGCGCTGGGCAGCCAGGGTGGTGTGGTGCTCGGGCCGACGCCGGTGCGGGCCCATCTGATCGATGCTGCCCGGCCGTTCATCTTCGACACCGGTCTGGCGCCGGCGGCGGTGGGTGCCGCACGGGCCGCGCTGCGCGTCTTGCAGGCCGAGCCGTGGCGACCGCAGGCGGTGCTCAACCACGCTGGTGAACTTGCGCGGATGTGCGGTGTGGCTGCGGTGCCGGACTCGGCGATGGTGTCGGTGATCCTGGGCGAGCCGGAGTCGGCAGTGGCCGCCGCGGCGGCCTGCCTGGACGCCGGGGTCAAGGTGGGCTGCTTCCGGCCGCCGACGGTGCCCGCGGGTACGTCGCGGCTGCGGCTGACCGCGCGCGCATCGCTGAACGCCGGCGAGCTCGAGCTGGCCCGGCGGGTGCTGACGGATGTTCTCGCCGTGGCGCGCCGTTGACGATCCTGGTCGTCACCGGGACCGGCACGGGGGTCGGCAAGACGGTCGTCTGCGCGGCGCTGGCGTCGGCCGCACGTCAGGCCGGCATCGACGTGGCGGTGTGCAAGCCCGTTCAGACCGGCACCGCCCGCGGTGACGACGACCTCGCCGAGGTCGGCCGGTTGGCCGGGGTGACCCAGCTGGCCGGCTTGGCGCGATATCCGCAGCCGATGGCCCCGGCCGCCGCCGCCGAACACGCCGGGATGGCGTTGCCCGCCCGCGATCAGATCGTGCGGCTGATCGCAGACCTGGACCGTCCCGGGCGGTTGACCCTCGTCGAGGGGGCGGGCGGGCTGCTGGTCGAACTCGCCGAGCCGGGCGTCACGCTGCGCGATGTCGCCGTCGACGTGGCCGCCGCGGCTTTGGTGGTGGTCACCGCGGACCTGGGCACCCTCAACCACACCAAGTTGACGTTGGAAGCGCTTGCTGCACAACAGGTTTCATGTGCAGGGCTGGTGATCGGCAGCTGGCCGGACCCGCCCGGGTTGGTGGCAGCCTCGAATCGGTCCGCGCTGGCGCGCATTGCTATGGTGCGGGCCGCTCTGCCCGCCGGGGCCGCGTCGCTGGATGCCGGGGACTTCGCGGCGATGAGCGCGGCGGCGTTCGACCGCAACTGGGTTGCCGGGCTGGTCGGCTGATGGTGCATTCGATCGAGCTGGTCTTCGACAGCGATACCGAGGCGGCGATCCGGCGCATCTGGGCGGGGTTGGCCGCCGCCGGCATACCCAGCCAGGCGCCGGCCAGCCGTCCGCACGTGTCGCTGGCGGTGGCCGAACGGATCGCCCCGGAGGTCGATGAGCCGCTGGGTGCGGTTGCCCGTCGGCTGCCGCTGGACTGCGTGATCGGCGCGCCGGTGCTGTTCGGGCGGGCCAATGTCGTGTTCACCCGGCTGGTGGTGCCGACCAGCGAGCTTTTGGCCCTGCATGCCGAGGTGCACCGGCTCTGCGGCCCGCACCTGGCGCCCGCGCCGATGGCCAACAGCCTGCCCGGTCAGTGGACCGCCCATGTCACCCTGGCCCGACGGGTCGGTGGTCACCAATTGGGGCGGGCGCTGCGCATTGCGGGACGGCCGTCGCGGATTGACGGTCGGTTCGCCGGCTTGCGCCGCTGGGACGGCAACACGCGTGCCGAGTACCTGCTGGGGTGAGGCGGGCCCAAAAAGCTTGATGGCGAAGGGGTTTGATCGCAACTTCGTCTTAATGGCCAGCTCGCGGGTTCGGGCGGGTGCTGGCCAGGTGGCGAGGACGCACGTCGATGTGGGGATGTCCAAAGATCTTCGCGGGCGGCGATTCTCACGGATCGTCGTGGTTGTCCTCGTCGTTGTGGCGTAGCAGCTTCTCGTGGTGGTGGAAGGTGTTGGTGCGGGGTTGGCCGTGGACTGCTGAAGAACATTCCACGCCAGGAGATCAACCATGACCACCACACCAGCACGTTTCAACCACTTGGTGACGGTAACCGACCTGGAAACGGGTGACCGCGCCGTCTGCGACCGCGACCAGGTGGCCGAGACGATCCGGGCGTGGTTCCCGGACGCGCCCTTGGAGGTGAGGGAAGCGCTCGTTCGGCTGCAGGCCGCGTTGAATCGGCACGAGCACACCGGCGAGCTCGAAGCGTTCCTGCGGATCAGCGTCGAGCACGCCGACGCCGCCGGCGGCGACGAGTGCGGCCCGGCGATCCTGGCCGGCCGCTCCGGGCCGGAACAAGCCGCCATCAACCGGCAACTCGGACTCGCCGGCGACGACGAGCCCGACGGCGACGACACCCCGCCGTGGAGCCGGATGATCGGGCTTGGCGGCGGAAGCCCAGCGGAAGACGAGCGCTGACGGTGAACACCGCGGCAACAGGACGCTGGGCGGTCCCACGGGCGGGGCATGGATAGCTTCCGGCCCATGGGCCGGAAGCTATCTCGGAGAAACAAATGGCGCCGCTGGCCGCCGGATCGCGGAGCTGGAGCGGCCGAAAGCCAAGCAGCGGCAGCGCGAGGGGCAGGATCATGGCCGCCAGGCTCGATATTCTGGTTTGGGGCCCATGGGCTACAAACCAGAATCAGAGCGTCATTCGACGAAAACAGACACTGCTATCGGCGCAGCCCTCGGCATCTCCGCCGGCACCTACCGGCGGCTCAAACGAATCGACAACGCAACCCACAGCGACGACAAAGAAATCCGCCGGTTCGCGGAGAAACAAATGGCGCCGCTGGTCGCCGGATCGCCGAGCTGGAACGCCCGAAAGCCAAGGAGCGCCAACGCGAGGGTGGTCGCCTCGGTGCATCGATCACCAATGCCGGCTTTGGTCCCATGGAACCAAAGCCGTCTCAGCGCCACACTGACAAGGAGGTAGGCGCAGCCCTCGGCATCTCCGCCGGCACCTACAAGCGGCTCAAACGAATCGACAACGCAACCCGCAGCGACGACAAAGAAATCCGCCTGTTCGCGGAGAAACAAATGGCGCCGCTGGCCGCCGGATCGCCGAGCTGGAACGGCCGAAAGCCAAGCAGCGGCAACAGGAAGGCGGCGACCATGGCCGCCAGGCTCGATATTCTGGCTTGGGGCCCATGGGCCCCAAGCCAGAATCGGAGCGTCGTTCGACGAAAACAGACACTGCTATCGGCGCAGCCCTCGGCATCTCCGCCGGCACCTACCGGCGGCTCAAACGAATCGACAACGCAACCCGCAGCGAGTTGGCGCGTGGGCGGCCCGGCACCCCTAAGCAGAGGCCGCCCACGCCTGGCCCTATCCTACCTACGCGGTAGTCTCCACCTTCAGAACTCGAAACGCGTTGCGCACCAGCACATCTGATCCGACCCTGAACCAGGCGAAGAATCCGCGCTGCCCGGTCGGCCGGCGATTCGGCCCGAACAGGTGAGGCACCAACTCCACCATGGACCCAACTCTGTCGCCGATGAGGAATTGCTTCCAGTCGCCAAGCACCAGTGGATGATTCGTCGCTGTCACCGCCGAATCAACGGTGTCCATGTGGGAGACTTCCAGGACAGACTTCCCGGCTAGCATCGGCGGACTGTCGTGCAGCGATGGGAATTTCAGCGCGCCATTCGAAGTTTCCGCCTGCCGCAACGTGTTGATGGTGGACAAGTTCGCCGCGAACGCGGCGCTGGCCTGGAACCTTGGCGGCAGCGCCGACTGCAACGCGTAAACATCCGCCGCCACAATCGCTTCTGACCCCGCGCCGACGACCACCTGATCGGAGGTGCCGGTTAGCGCGCTGACGAACCCGGTGGGCTCGCCGTTGCCGGAGCCGTTGACGAACGCCGCGGCCTGCAGTTGCTCAACGCTGTCCGCGAGAATCTTGCCGATCTCGCCAACGAAGCTCGCCGCGTCACCCTCCAGCTCGATGGAGAACGGAATCCAGCAGCTTCCACGGTAGTTCGGCACCGCCGGCTGGGCCAACGCTGGCGAATCGTCGGACACCTCCTGGGCTTCGGAGTACCAACGAGCTTCGGCGCCTTCGGAAGTCACGCCCCGCCAAATCTCGGAGGTCGTTTGCACCACCCTCGCCACCTGCCGAATCGGGTTCGTCGACCCATCACCCGACAGCAGGATCGCCGGGTCCAGCGCCGCCGGGATCAGAAACCCGCCTTGGGTGTCCACCAGGCCCATCGCTCGCTGCTCGGCGGCCACCGCGGCAGCCTCACGCCACGCGGCCGCTTCCCGGTCGGTCCAAACCGTGTGCCCCGCAACAGGATTGGAAACCCGCTTGACGAACGCGCCCAAATAGTCGCGGCTGCCGGTGGCCGCCAGCCAGCGCTGCGCCCACGAGGTGGACTGCGGCGGCCCGGTGCGGCACAAGGTTTCCGCGGTCTCCGCCGCCCGCGACGACATCAGGCCGTCTCGCACACAAGAATCCAGTGTGCGAAACGCGGTGTCCCGCAACGAGTTGCCCGGCGGCGCGTCGCCGTCGTCGCCGCCGGTGGGAGCGCCGGGCACCACCCTCAGCTCACCGGCCCGGTAGCGGCGCAGCGCCTCCTCGGCTTCGCGGCCGCGGCGGCGCTGCTCCGCCCGCAGTTCCTCGGCGTGGCGCGTCAGCGCCTGAAAACGCTGCGCCGCCTCACCGGTCAGGTCGCCGGCGACACTGTCGAGGAGCTGCTTCGCCGCGTCACGGGTTTCAGGTAAAGAGAGGTTTTTGATGTCGTCGAATTCGGTCATAGATTGTTCACCAATCGAGTAGGGACAGCCAGGCTTCGGCTGTCGAACGGGAAACGACTGTAAGCGATTCCGCGCGCACCCCGGCGATTTGTGCCCCCGAATAGGCCGGAACGCCGGTTAGGGAAACCTCTAACAGCGCCGCTTCGACGCGCACCAGCACATCCCCTTCGCGACGGTCCCGGATCGGTCGGAAACCCACCGAAAACGAGTCGACGACACCAGCTTTTACGTTCGCCAAAGCCTCGTCGCCGTCCGGGGTGTCCGCAATCTCGAACGCCCCGAACAAGCCGTGAGGCTCCTCCCGCAACTCAACGGCCCGGCCCACCGGGTAGCGGGTTCGAGCGTCGTGAGAGACCAGCAGCTTCAATTTGTGGCCGCGCTCGGCGATGGAGCGCCGAAAAGCGCCAGGAGCGAACATTTCCTGGAACTCGCCGTCGAAGTCGCGGACGGTGGTCGCCTCGTTGTAGGGCACGATGGTGCCGTGCACGGTTCGGCCTTCGCCAGACCGCAGCTCGGCCATGCGGAAAAGGATGCTACTCAAAATTCGGCCACCACCTAGCAGACGCAAGAAACGCGCGGAATCGCTTGTGGCGCATGGCGGCCGCTATCCGGGTTCCAGCCGCCCCGCGGCGACTGCCCGGCGTCAGCGGATGCCGAGATGCCAAACTCGATTGTATCACACACAAAAGGTCATCACCGGTCCGGGGCAAACGGGTTGAGCCCGTCGCCGTCGTCGC
Above is a window of Mycobacterium tuberculosis H37Rv DNA encoding:
- a CDS encoding acyltransferase, whose protein sequence is MLTLSPPRPPALTPEPALPPVTMGTRTTGFYRHDLDGLRGVAIALVAVFHVWFGRVSGGVDVFLALSGFFFGGKILRAALNPDLSLSPIAEVIRLIRRLLPALVVVLAGCALLTIAIQPQTRWEAFANQSLASLGYYQNWELASTVSNYLRAGEAVSPLQHIWSMSVQGQFYLAFLLLVAGCAYLLRRLFRGPRAPYLRTMFVVLLSTLTLASFIYAIVAHHAYQATAYYNTFARAWELLAGALVGAVVPHVRWPMWLRTAVATAALAAILSCGALIDGVKEFPGPWALVPVGATMLMILAGANRQGHPGTRDRLPLPNRLLATAPLVALGAMAYSWYLWHWPLLIFWLSYTGHRHANFVEGAAVLLVSGLLAYLTTRLVEDPLRYRAPAGVRSPAAVPPIPWRLRLRRPTIVLGSVVALLGVALTATSFTWREHVIVQRAAGKELSGLSSRDYPGARALIDHVRVPKLRMRPTVLEVRHDLPTSTKDGCISDFVNPAIINCTYGDVDAPRTIALAGGSHAEHWLTALDLLGRMHHFKVVTYLKMGCPLSTEEVPLIMGNNAPYPQCHQWVQAAMAKLVADHPDYVFTTSTRPWNIKPGDVMPATYVGIWQTFADNNIPVLAMRDTPWLVKDGQPFIPADCLAKGGNPQSCGIARSKVLVDRNPTLDFVARFPLLKPLDMSDAICRTDTCRAVEGNVLVYRDSHHLTPTYMRTMTSELGRQIAANTDWW
- a CDS encoding membrane protein codes for the protein MVTMTSWPSRLFAFTDNVCPPDACPLVPFGVNYYIYPVMWGGIGAAIATAVIGPFVSMLKGWYMSFWPIISIAVITVTSIAGYAIAGFSERYWH
- the bioA gene encoding adenosylmethionine--8-amino-7-oxononanoate aminotransferase BioA; the protein is MAAATGGLTPEQIIAVDGAHLWHPYSSIGREAVSPVVAVAAHGAWLTLIRDGQPIEVLDAMSSWWTAIHGHGHPALDQALTTQLRVMNHVMFGGLTHEPAARLAKLLVDITPAGLDTVFFSDSGSVSVEVAAKMALQYWRGRGLPGKRRLMTWRGGYHGDTFLAMSICDPHGGMHSLWTDVLAAQVFAPQVPRDYDPAYSAAFEAQLAQHAGELAAVVVEPVVQGAGGMRFHDPRYLHDLRDICRRYEVLLIFDEIATGFGRTGALFAADHAGVSPDIMCVGKALTGGYLSLAATLCTADVAHTISAGAAGALMHGPTFMANPLACAVSVASVELLLGQDWRTRITELAAGLTAGLDTARALPAVTDVRVCGAIGVIECDRPVDLAVATPAALDRGVWLRPFRNLVYAMPPYICTPAEITQITSAMVEVARLVGSLP
- the bioF1 gene encoding 8-amino-7-oxononanoate synthase (AONS (8-amino-7-ketopelargonate synthase) (7-keto-8-amino-pelargonic acid synthetase) (7-KAP synthetase) (L-alanine--pimelyl CoA ligase)), encoding MKAATQARIDDSPLAWLDAVQRQRHEAGLRRCLRPRPAVATELDLASNDYLGLSRHPAVIDGGVQALRIWGAGATGSRLVTGDTKLHQQFEAELAEFVGAAAGLLFSSGYTANLGAVVGLSGPGSLLVSDARSHASLVDACRLSRARVVVTPHRDVDAVDAALRSRDEQRAVVVTDSVFSADGSLAPVRELLEVCRRHGALLLVDEAHGLGVRGGGRGLLYELGLAGAPDVVMTTTLSKALGSQGGVVLGPTPVRAHLIDAARPFIFDTGLAPAAVGAARAALRVLQAEPWRPQAVLNHAGELARMCGVAAVPDSAMVSVILGEPESAVAAAAACLDAGVKVGCFRPPTVPAGTSRLRLTARASLNAGELELARRVLTDVLAVARR
- the bioD gene encoding ATP-dependent dethiobiotin synthetase BioD, which translates into the protein MTILVVTGTGTGVGKTVVCAALASAARQAGIDVAVCKPVQTGTARGDDDLAEVGRLAGVTQLAGLARYPQPMAPAAAAEHAGMALPARDQIVRLIADLDRPGRLTLVEGAGGLLVELAEPGVTLRDVAVDVAAAALVVVTADLGTLNHTKLTLEALAAQQVSCAGLVIGSWPDPPGLVAASNRSALARIAMVRAALPAGAASLDAGDFAAMSAAAFDRNWVAGLVG
- a CDS encoding phage protein (This region is a possible MT-complex-specific genomic island (See Becq et al., 2007 PMID:17545187).), which codes for MTTTPARFNHLVTVTDLETGDRAVCDRDQVAETIRAWFPDAPLEVREALVRLQAALNRHEHTGELEAFLRISVEHADAAGGDECGPAILAGRSGPEQAAINRQLGLAGDDEPDGDDTPPWSRMIGLGGGSPAEDER
- a CDS encoding phage protein (This region is a possible MT-complex-specific genomic island (See Becq et al., 2007 PMID:17545187).) gives rise to the protein MGYKPESERHSTKTDTAIGAALGISAGTYRRLKRIDNATHSDDKEIRRFAEKQMAPLVAGSPSWNARKPRSANARVVASVHRSPMPALVPWNQSRLSATLTRR
- a CDS encoding phage protein (This region is a possible MT-complex-specific genomic island (See Becq et al., 2007 PMID:17545187).) gives rise to the protein MEPKPSQRHTDKEVGAALGISAGTYKRLKRIDNATRSDDKEIRLFAEKQMAPLAAGSPSWNGRKPSSGNRKAATMAARLDILAWGPWAPSQNRSVVRRKQTLLSAQPSASPPAPTGGSNESTTQPAASWRVGGPAPLSRGRPRLALSYLRGSLHLQNSKRVAHQHI
- a CDS encoding phage capsid protein (This region is a possible MT-complex-specific genomic island (See Becq et al., 2007 PMID:17545187).), which codes for MTEFDDIKNLSLPETRDAAKQLLDSVAGDLTGEAAQRFQALTRHAEELRAEQRRRGREAEEALRRYRAGELRVVPGAPTGGDDGDAPPGNSLRDTAFRTLDSCVRDGLMSSRAAETAETLCRTGPPQSTSWAQRWLAATGSRDYLGAFVKRVSNPVAGHTVWTDREAAAWREAAAVAAEQRAMGLVDTQGGFLIPAALDPAILLSGDGSTNPIRQVARVVQTTSEIWRGVTSEGAEARWYSEAQEVSDDSPALAQPAVPNYRGSCWIPFSIELEGDAASFVGEIGKILADSVEQLQAAAFVNGSGNGEPTGFVSALTGTSDQVVVGAGSEAIVAADVYALQSALPPRFQASAAFAANLSTINTLRQAETSNGALKFPSLHDSPPMLAGKSVLEVSHMDTVDSAVTATNHPLVLGDWKQFLIGDRVGSMVELVPHLFGPNRRPTGQRGFFAWFRVGSDVLVRNAFRVLKVETTA
- a CDS encoding phage prohead protease (This region is a possible MT-complex-specific genomic island (See Becq et al., 2007 PMID:17545187).) — its product is MAELRSGEGRTVHGTIVPYNEATTVRDFDGEFQEMFAPGAFRRSIAERGHKLKLLVSHDARTRYPVGRAVELREEPHGLFGAFEIADTPDGDEALANVKAGVVDSFSVGFRPIRDRREGDVLVRVEAALLEVSLTGVPAYSGAQIAGVRAESLTVVSRSTAEAWLSLLDW